The proteins below come from a single Aegilops tauschii subsp. strangulata cultivar AL8/78 chromosome 6, Aet v6.0, whole genome shotgun sequence genomic window:
- the LOC109768390 gene encoding dirigent protein 1 — protein MIHSTITFTMIASMPRVLFLVALTVAMATATSGARSRQIHLRFYMHDITGGPGQTAVQLVKGPGPAHPFMPGAHFGDTTVIDDALTEGPSAASRAVGRAQGSYMLAGLKEPVLMVSMTVALTGGVYNGSTIAVVGRDDISAAVRELAVAGGTGAFRKATGHVLWRTARMVSRDHMVLELDVYATMPAAVAAPNGQRQSGVLNI, from the coding sequence ATGATACATTCTACAATTACCTTCACTATGATCGCATCGATGCCTCGGGTCCTCTTCCTCGTTGCTTTGACCGTCGCCATGGCAACCGCCACGTCTGGCGCGCGGAGCCGGCAGATCCACCTGCGCTTCTACATGCACGACATCACCGGCGGCCCGGGCCAGACGGCGGTGCAGCTCGTGAaggggcccggccccgcgcaccCGTTCATGCCGGGCGCCCACTTCGGCGACACGACGGTGATCGACGACGCGCTGACGGAAGGCCCCAGCGCGGCATCGCGGGCCGTCGGTCGCGCGCAGGGGTCGTACATGCTGGCGGGCCTCAAGGAGCCCGTGCTGATGGTGTCCATGACAGTGGCGCTCACGGGCGGCGTGTATAACGGCAGCACCATCGCCGTGGTGGGCCGGGACGACATCTCCGCGGCGGTCAGGGAGCTCGCGGTCGCCGGCGGCACGGGCGCGTTCCGGAAGGCGACGGGGCACGTCCTCTGGCGGACGGCCAGGATGGTGTCGCGCGACCACATGGTGCTGGAGCTGGACGTCTACGCGACCATGCCGGCCGCTGTTGCTGCTCCGAACGGGCAGCGTCAGTCCGGCGTTTTGAATATTTAG